The following proteins are co-located in the Sulfurospirillum deleyianum DSM 6946 genome:
- a CDS encoding response regulator transcription factor: protein MQPNLLMIEDDTELAEILSNFLKRYNIYVTNYEDPYLGISALNLKKYDLLILDLSLPGMDGLEICKEIRSKSDIPIIISSARSDLEDKIVGLELGADDYLPKPYEPKELYARIMSVLRRYKKSNNPHEETPMALQLKEESHTIFFQGTPLTLTPAEFDVLAHLIKKNNCVVSRAELLGSALSLNEENESRSLDVLISRIRTKLGESSKEPKLIHSIRGIGYRLQA, encoded by the coding sequence ATGCAACCTAATCTTTTAATGATTGAAGATGATACAGAGTTAGCTGAAATTCTAAGTAATTTTCTCAAACGTTACAACATCTACGTCACCAACTACGAAGATCCTTATCTTGGCATCAGTGCTTTAAATCTTAAAAAGTATGACCTCCTTATTCTTGATCTCTCCTTGCCAGGTATGGATGGGCTTGAAATCTGCAAAGAGATACGCTCAAAAAGTGATATTCCCATTATCATCTCTTCAGCACGCAGTGATTTGGAAGATAAAATAGTTGGACTCGAGTTGGGAGCGGATGATTATTTGCCCAAACCTTATGAGCCTAAAGAGCTGTATGCTCGGATTATGAGTGTGCTAAGGCGTTATAAAAAAAGCAACAATCCTCATGAAGAAACGCCTATGGCACTGCAACTTAAAGAAGAGAGTCATACCATTTTTTTTCAAGGCACACCCCTTACTCTCACCCCAGCAGAGTTCGATGTCCTCGCCCATCTGATTAAAAAGAATAATTGCGTCGTTTCTAGGGCTGAACTTTTAGGGAGTGCTCTTAGTCTCAATGAAGAGAATGAGAGTCGAAGCTTGGATGTGTTGATTAGCCGTATTCGCACCAAACTAGGGGAGAGTTCTAAAGAGCCTAAACTGATTCATTCTATACGAGGCATTGGGTATAGGTTACAAGCATGA
- a CDS encoding class I SAM-dependent methyltransferase has translation MNRFFEENDTCSALEAQYNAQRIAFAPIIFQTARSMRDLGVLKALYEHKEGMSVDALAKETGLSRYGLITLLETALSADIVKQEDERYFITKTGYFLLNDPMTIANMNYNHHVNYQGLFWLDKAILSGKPEGLKVFGSWESIYPALSSLPEDAQQSWFRFDHFYSDSAFPEAVQKLLALKPKRILDVGGNTGKFSMLLAKSNQALHVSIMDLPEQLALAKVNIQKEGLEKHISLLPANVLSSEHHFPKGFDIIWMSQFLDCFSEEMIVMILSKAKEAMDENTRLCIMEPFWDRQRFETSAYCIINTSPYFTAMANGYSKMYHSKDFIALIERAGLTIEAIDDHLGVCQSLLYIRHLA, from the coding sequence ATGAATCGTTTTTTTGAAGAGAATGACACCTGCTCCGCTTTAGAAGCACAGTATAACGCCCAGCGCATTGCTTTTGCACCCATTATTTTTCAAACCGCCCGCTCCATGAGAGATTTGGGGGTTTTAAAGGCACTGTATGAGCATAAAGAGGGAATGAGCGTAGATGCGCTGGCAAAAGAGACAGGATTAAGTCGTTATGGGCTTATCACGCTTTTAGAGACAGCGCTGAGTGCGGACATTGTGAAGCAAGAAGATGAACGCTATTTCATCACAAAAACGGGCTATTTTTTACTCAATGACCCCATGACGATTGCGAATATGAACTACAACCACCACGTCAATTATCAGGGGCTTTTTTGGTTGGATAAGGCCATTCTTAGTGGTAAACCTGAGGGGTTAAAAGTATTTGGCTCATGGGAGAGTATCTACCCAGCCCTTAGCTCTTTGCCAGAAGATGCTCAGCAGAGTTGGTTTAGGTTTGATCACTTTTACTCCGATAGCGCTTTTCCTGAAGCGGTACAAAAACTCTTAGCCCTCAAGCCCAAACGCATTTTGGATGTGGGTGGCAATACGGGCAAATTTTCCATGCTCTTAGCCAAAAGCAATCAAGCGTTACATGTCAGCATTATGGATTTGCCCGAACAGCTCGCATTAGCAAAAGTGAACATCCAAAAAGAGGGCTTAGAGAAGCACATATCTCTGCTTCCTGCCAACGTTCTCTCCTCTGAGCATCATTTTCCCAAAGGCTTTGATATTATCTGGATGAGTCAGTTTTTAGACTGCTTTAGCGAAGAGATGATTGTGATGATTTTGAGCAAAGCCAAAGAGGCGATGGATGAAAATACACGGCTTTGTATTATGGAGCCATTTTGGGATAGACAGCGTTTTGAGACCTCTGCGTATTGTATTATCAACACATCGCCTTATTTTACGGCGATGGCAAATGGATACAGCAAGATGTACCACTCGAAGGATTTTATCGCCTTAATTGAGCGTGCGGGACTTACGATAGAAGCGATTGATGACCATTTGGGTGTGTGTCAAAGTCTTTTGTATATTAGACATCTTGCATAA
- a CDS encoding thioredoxin domain-containing protein, whose amino-acid sequence MKKQILWFVALLSSTLFAATDAQIVEHFKSTIQVPNITIEVISRKKVENIEGMDFVTLNLSDGTRSQKLSIFTKDDLIFPDVISIKQGGSIKEMMEMAELQKNLSTLYKKEDKKNIVSLGNDPKKETLVVFTDPECPYCRQELMQIEQRLTTNNIKLIFTPVHARSSLEKSVLIYSETNKAKSDAEKIAILKKYFDETVSYEQKINDQEIGRIEALKQKYFGAGIKGVPFMVREKELLK is encoded by the coding sequence ATGAAAAAACAGATTTTATGGTTTGTTGCTTTGCTTTCTAGCACACTTTTTGCAGCAACAGACGCACAAATTGTTGAACACTTTAAATCAACAATTCAAGTTCCCAACATTACCATCGAAGTCATCTCCCGTAAAAAAGTAGAGAATATCGAAGGTATGGATTTTGTAACGCTTAACCTAAGCGATGGCACACGCTCTCAAAAATTGAGCATTTTTACCAAAGATGACCTCATCTTCCCTGATGTCATTAGCATTAAACAAGGTGGAAGCATCAAAGAGATGATGGAGATGGCAGAGCTTCAAAAAAATCTCTCAACGCTCTACAAAAAAGAGGATAAAAAGAACATCGTCTCTTTAGGCAATGACCCTAAGAAAGAGACATTGGTTGTCTTTACTGATCCTGAGTGTCCTTACTGCAGACAAGAATTGATGCAAATTGAGCAACGCCTCACTACCAATAACATCAAACTTATCTTCACCCCTGTGCACGCACGCAGTTCGTTGGAAAAATCGGTGCTGATTTATAGCGAAACCAACAAAGCAAAAAGTGACGCAGAGAAAATTGCTATTTTGAAAAAATACTTTGACGAAACCGTCAGCTATGAGCAGAAAATCAACGACCAAGAGATTGGACGTATTGAAGCGCTCAAACAAAAATACTTTGGTGCAGGCATCAAAGGCGTTCCTTTTATGGTACGTGAAAAAGAGCTGCTTAAGTAA
- a CDS encoding HAL/PAL/TAL family ammonia-lyase — translation MKLIVENRYITLKEIQCATQIDVCAHPKFEREFTKGHTFLMNQIKEGKPIYGVTTGYGASGKNYLTYEQSSILQQNLYRFHGCGVGAFLTLKTSRYALICRLISLAKGKSGISYELLKRMEMLLEKEIIPIIPSLGSVGASGDLTPLSYIAAVIAGEREVWFEGKIQSTKEVYEKLGITPYIFKPKEALAIMNGTTIMSAIALSALERFEVVLSSMESFVAGMFEVLLGDTTPLDSFVHEAKPFSGQIQSASHIRSKIEGSKLTHGRDDRYDKFFEDNELNIQDTYSMRCAPQVLGVIRDNLEISKKWVEEEINSVNDNPLIDGVNEKIYTSGNFYGGYVAHAMDTLKICAANLADLLDKEFALLVDHKFNRGIGENLKLSKEPYFHGFKAMQITLSSLSADVIKNTTAASIHSRPTESLNQDKVSMGTTAALDFKKMMEPLELMLSIAFIGLAQAVDIRGKESVSPFLLKNYTALRKKIPALMEDRRMDVDIAQVQKKLHRGIFA, via the coding sequence ATGAAACTTATCGTAGAAAACCGTTACATCACCCTAAAAGAAATACAATGCGCAACGCAAATAGACGTCTGCGCACACCCAAAATTTGAAAGAGAATTTACCAAAGGGCACACCTTTTTAATGAATCAAATTAAAGAGGGAAAGCCTATTTACGGCGTGACCACAGGGTATGGTGCGAGTGGTAAAAACTACCTTACATACGAGCAAAGTTCCATTTTGCAACAAAATCTCTACCGTTTTCACGGCTGTGGGGTGGGCGCATTTTTAACACTTAAAACCTCTCGATATGCGCTTATCTGCCGTCTTATCTCCCTTGCAAAAGGCAAATCAGGTATCTCGTATGAGCTTCTTAAACGTATGGAAATGCTGCTTGAAAAAGAGATAATCCCGATCATTCCCTCTTTAGGTTCAGTAGGGGCTAGTGGAGATTTAACACCCCTTTCCTACATTGCCGCAGTTATTGCAGGCGAGAGAGAGGTGTGGTTTGAGGGGAAAATTCAAAGCACCAAAGAGGTGTATGAAAAACTAGGCATTACCCCTTATATTTTTAAGCCTAAAGAAGCCCTTGCGATTATGAATGGCACGACCATTATGAGTGCGATTGCTCTTAGTGCACTGGAGCGTTTTGAAGTGGTACTTTCTAGCATGGAGTCTTTTGTAGCAGGCATGTTTGAGGTACTTTTGGGCGATACCACGCCACTGGACAGCTTTGTGCATGAAGCCAAACCTTTTAGTGGACAAATCCAGAGTGCTTCTCACATTCGCTCTAAAATTGAAGGCTCAAAGCTTACCCATGGAAGAGATGACAGGTACGATAAGTTTTTTGAGGACAATGAGCTGAACATTCAAGATACCTACTCCATGCGTTGTGCGCCTCAAGTTTTAGGGGTCATTCGTGATAATTTAGAAATTTCTAAAAAGTGGGTAGAGGAGGAGATTAACTCAGTCAATGACAACCCGCTCATTGATGGCGTGAATGAAAAAATCTACACCTCAGGCAATTTTTACGGTGGTTACGTCGCCCATGCGATGGACACACTGAAAATTTGTGCCGCTAACCTTGCTGATTTACTCGATAAAGAGTTTGCCCTTTTGGTGGATCATAAGTTTAATCGTGGCATTGGCGAAAACCTTAAACTCTCAAAAGAGCCCTATTTTCACGGCTTTAAAGCGATGCAAATTACGCTCAGTTCTTTGAGTGCTGATGTCATTAAAAACACCACCGCAGCCTCCATTCACTCACGCCCTACCGAATCGCTCAATCAAGATAAAGTGAGCATGGGCACAACGGCAGCACTGGATTTTAAAAAGATGATGGAGCCTTTGGAGTTAATGCTGAGCATTGCTTTCATTGGCTTAGCGCAAGCGGTGGATATTCGAGGCAAAGAGAGTGTTTCACCCTTCTTGCTTAAAAACTACACCGCCCTTCGCAAAAAAATACCCGCACTTATGGAAGATAGACGTATGGATGTGGATATTGCTCAGGTTCAAAAAAAGCTTCACCGAGGCATTTTCGCATGA
- a CDS encoding PAS domain-containing protein — MVYAPLVALIVILLFLLIVLAFRLQKLQNNAPHERGERSTEEEIFFAIALPIAFKKEQQWHYNKAFKIAFGELLKPTFETLDTLPRNGTTLLDLMYDNAIQKATLIHSSNFFNRYNTEIFICALHDVHALHTRKTLLLKQKEQCELALESCDEALWDWDTKSDTLFYSTKWKKIMGYEPHEEIDTLNAWLNLVDTKDMARVNEALRAHLDGKSTFFCIEHRVRNSEPLRWVMVRGKAIVGAHNEAIRMIGTLRDVTHQKAEELKEKKTSLRFSGFIENLPFLGFIKNSQGEYLYLNPAFQKFIGFKAWKNKTDPFLFNEATAEALEEIERLCRYEGLCSHTISLTNEHNHPTPFTLHCFMQDESEERLFCGIYIKHAS; from the coding sequence ATGGTTTATGCTCCCCTTGTAGCCCTAATCGTCATCTTACTTTTCCTTCTCATAGTACTCGCCTTTCGTCTTCAAAAACTTCAGAACAATGCTCCTCATGAAAGAGGTGAACGCTCTACGGAAGAAGAGATTTTTTTTGCGATTGCATTGCCCATTGCTTTTAAAAAAGAACAACAATGGCACTACAACAAAGCCTTTAAAATAGCCTTTGGAGAACTTTTAAAACCTACGTTTGAAACCCTCGATACTCTGCCTCGCAATGGCACAACCCTTTTAGACTTAATGTACGACAATGCCATTCAAAAAGCAACACTGATTCATAGTTCTAACTTTTTTAACCGATACAACACAGAAATTTTTATCTGTGCCCTACACGATGTACACGCTTTACATACACGTAAAACACTGCTACTGAAACAAAAAGAGCAATGTGAACTTGCTTTAGAGAGTTGCGATGAAGCGCTGTGGGATTGGGATACCAAAAGCGATACCCTCTTTTACTCGACCAAATGGAAAAAAATTATGGGATATGAACCCCATGAAGAGATTGATACCCTCAATGCATGGCTTAATTTAGTCGATACCAAAGATATGGCAAGGGTCAATGAGGCCTTGCGTGCCCATTTAGATGGTAAAAGTACCTTTTTTTGCATTGAACACCGTGTGCGTAACAGCGAACCTCTGCGTTGGGTGATGGTCAGAGGAAAAGCCATCGTTGGCGCACACAACGAAGCCATTCGCATGATAGGAACCCTTCGTGATGTCACACATCAAAAAGCAGAAGAACTCAAAGAGAAAAAAACCTCGCTCCGCTTTAGCGGATTTATCGAAAATCTCCCCTTTTTAGGATTTATCAAAAACAGCCAAGGCGAGTACCTCTACCTCAATCCTGCCTTTCAAAAATTTATCGGTTTTAAAGCGTGGAAAAACAAAACAGACCCTTTTCTTTTTAATGAAGCAACCGCAGAAGCACTCGAAGAGATTGAACGATTGTGTCGTTATGAAGGGCTTTGCTCTCATACCATTTCACTGACAAACGAACACAACCATCCAACACCATTTACCCTCCACTGTTTTATGCAAGACGAATCAGAAGAGAGGCTTTTTTGCGGTATTTATATTAAACACGCTTCCTAA
- a CDS encoding lysophospholipid acyltransferase family protein: MSTKQRGSGWSIKLVFNFYKTFGYTFIYYLMYPVTFFYFLVAHNVKEALKEYYAHIEEPFTLWVYYEHLRHFAITMCDRFISKVEPQSYTFIMENPELLLSNVQQGSILLLSHFGGWAAAGNCLSGFKMNVIMQEALLEEIKAIEESLEMKNTHLHIIDLSKGASSVSLEIASALLRNESVAMMADRATEPKHAKEILFFGKPALFNQNPFAIAYKTQKPLIALVVIYEKARTYRIECMNLTMNKDHHQAEEIETSMQRYADFLANIVKRYPKQWFNFYHFWKEKKA; encoded by the coding sequence ATGAGTACAAAACAAAGAGGGAGTGGCTGGAGTATTAAACTCGTATTTAACTTCTATAAAACTTTTGGTTACACCTTTATTTATTATCTGATGTACCCTGTCACTTTCTTTTATTTTTTGGTCGCACACAATGTCAAAGAAGCGCTCAAAGAGTATTACGCACACATTGAAGAACCTTTTACACTTTGGGTCTATTATGAACATCTGCGTCATTTTGCCATTACCATGTGTGATCGCTTTATCTCCAAAGTCGAGCCACAAAGCTACACGTTTATTATGGAAAATCCAGAGCTTCTCTTAAGCAATGTCCAGCAAGGCTCCATTTTGCTTTTATCGCATTTTGGCGGTTGGGCAGCGGCTGGGAACTGTTTGAGTGGCTTTAAGATGAATGTCATTATGCAAGAAGCGCTTTTAGAAGAGATTAAAGCGATTGAAGAATCACTAGAGATGAAAAACACTCATTTGCACATCATAGACCTCTCCAAAGGAGCGTCCAGCGTTTCACTTGAAATCGCCTCTGCCCTGCTTAGAAATGAGAGTGTTGCCATGATGGCAGACCGTGCGACAGAGCCTAAACATGCCAAAGAGATTCTCTTTTTTGGCAAGCCTGCCCTTTTCAATCAAAACCCTTTTGCCATTGCCTACAAAACACAAAAACCTTTAATTGCCCTTGTCGTCATTTATGAAAAAGCCCGCACGTATCGTATTGAATGTATGAATTTAACCATGAATAAAGACCATCATCAAGCCGAAGAAATTGAAACCTCTATGCAACGCTACGCTGATTTCTTAGCGAATATCGTGAAACGCTACCCGAAGCAGTGGTTTAATTTTTATCATTTTTGGAAAGAGAAAAAAGCATGA
- a CDS encoding glycosyltransferase family 2 protein — protein sequence MKQPNVIVVVPTYNNPLTIQKVAEDVLTHGYKLIIVDDGSSTPVASRIKPHENLTLLRHETNQGKGAAIITGAKEAQQQGFEYFISLDGDGQHLASEIAKIVDACDGEHQIIIGARNFEINHVPNGSKFGRWFSNFWACWDTEQHITDSLSGFRLYPTSILDLVIETKRFDWEMEVLVKHAWKKRLIKEVVVECYYPKPEERVSHFKKFWDTAAIVMVHVKLLPRKFYLKKRYR from the coding sequence ATGAAACAGCCTAATGTCATTGTCGTGGTGCCAACGTACAATAACCCTCTGACCATTCAAAAGGTCGCAGAAGATGTCCTCACGCATGGGTACAAACTCATTATTGTCGATGATGGCTCAAGCACACCTGTGGCTTCACGAATCAAACCGCATGAAAACCTCACCCTTTTACGCCATGAAACCAATCAAGGCAAAGGGGCTGCCATTATTACAGGGGCTAAAGAGGCGCAACAACAAGGGTTTGAGTATTTTATTAGCCTTGATGGCGATGGACAGCACCTAGCAAGTGAAATTGCCAAAATCGTAGACGCCTGCGATGGTGAGCATCAAATTATCATCGGAGCACGCAATTTTGAGATTAACCATGTGCCCAATGGTTCAAAATTTGGCAGATGGTTTAGCAATTTTTGGGCATGTTGGGATACCGAACAGCACATCACCGATTCACTCTCAGGCTTTCGTCTCTACCCCACGTCTATTTTAGATTTGGTGATTGAGACCAAACGTTTTGATTGGGAGATGGAAGTGTTAGTCAAACACGCATGGAAAAAACGGCTCATTAAAGAGGTGGTGGTGGAGTGTTACTACCCTAAGCCTGAAGAGCGTGTGAGTCACTTTAAAAAGTTTTGGGATACCGCCGCCATTGTCATGGTACATGTCAAACTCTTACCTCGCAAATTTTACTTGAAAAAAAGGTACCGATGA
- a CDS encoding ArsS family sensor histidine kinase translates to MKWYHSIITRISLIFALALLGIGAIFFSLFMHERESTLRQMNDYAHIALRSAMDPHTRQLDQSKLEELGFSIINDKALIEKLLTLPKPPRPLPMRHMEEKMRFRIDVIPYGIHMFAMLHKKDMHPLVVQLPYQKELFPRLLFPLLTFAFVIFLYIGILRSIMPLKTLREQIKHFANGNYDVTCKSHKKDEIATLANEFDLAVNKIKSLRDSRQLFLRNIMHELKTPITKGKLASEMIEDATYAKILQNVFKRQEALLEEFSRIEKLSADELKLEIKEYHIEDVVDFALDILEDKKEHITCKLSPIEISVDFELFGVALKNLLDNGINYASDGKVYLENDQNTITISNRAPKLEFALERYAEPYFLEGKKQKSSRGLGFGLFITWHVIRLHGMKLAYTHKEGMNHFTISLKSV, encoded by the coding sequence ATGAAATGGTACCACTCCATTATCACTCGCATTTCACTTATTTTTGCGTTAGCGCTTTTAGGGATTGGTGCCATTTTTTTCTCCCTTTTTATGCACGAAAGAGAGAGTACCCTAAGACAAATGAACGATTATGCGCACATTGCTCTTCGCTCCGCCATGGATCCTCACACAAGACAATTAGACCAAAGTAAACTAGAAGAATTAGGCTTTTCAATCATCAACGATAAAGCCCTTATTGAAAAACTCCTCACACTTCCAAAACCCCCACGCCCTCTTCCCATGCGCCATATGGAAGAGAAGATGCGCTTTCGTATAGACGTCATTCCCTATGGCATACATATGTTTGCCATGTTACACAAAAAAGATATGCACCCTCTTGTTGTGCAACTCCCTTATCAAAAAGAGCTTTTTCCACGATTGCTCTTTCCCCTACTCACTTTTGCCTTTGTTATTTTTCTCTACATTGGTATTTTGCGAAGTATTATGCCCCTTAAAACCCTGCGGGAACAAATCAAACACTTTGCCAATGGCAATTATGACGTTACATGTAAAAGCCATAAAAAAGATGAAATTGCCACTCTTGCCAATGAATTTGACCTTGCAGTCAATAAAATAAAATCACTCAGGGATTCAAGGCAACTCTTTTTGCGCAACATCATGCATGAGTTAAAAACACCTATCACCAAAGGAAAACTTGCCTCTGAAATGATAGAAGATGCCACCTATGCAAAGATTTTACAAAATGTGTTTAAGCGTCAAGAAGCGCTTTTGGAGGAGTTTTCACGCATTGAAAAGTTAAGTGCAGATGAGCTAAAACTAGAAATCAAAGAGTATCACATCGAAGATGTCGTCGATTTTGCTTTAGATATTTTAGAGGACAAAAAAGAGCACATTACATGTAAGCTCTCACCCATTGAAATTTCTGTTGATTTTGAACTTTTTGGAGTTGCCTTAAAAAACCTGCTGGACAATGGCATAAACTACGCCAGTGATGGCAAAGTTTACCTTGAAAACGACCAAAACACCATCACCATCTCCAACCGTGCCCCTAAACTTGAGTTTGCGCTTGAGCGTTACGCTGAGCCTTACTTTTTAGAGGGTAAAAAACAAAAAAGCTCTCGAGGACTTGGATTTGGCTTGTTTATAACATGGCATGTCATTCGTTTGCATGGAATGAAATTAGCCTACACTCACAAAGAGGGAATGAACCACTTTACCATCTCACTTAAGAGCGTTTAA
- a CDS encoding winged helix-turn-helix domain-containing protein, which yields MKIILLEPDGELADKIDTYLNSLRLKMSVKKLKSEADFLNEKCLGNYALFILNLKDPLSPNTLKFIRDTGGIAPVLLVLEPNPHPSLFKPLYYLGYDSIIVKDFLPEEIAFSIYKLCDIWNDNNFFITKEVYFDFQNTKFVYHEHDILLGKKEALLLKHLFLKCPHSVSFNEISSYVYHDEVVSEERMRSLVRQLRGKIPFNLIETIKGEGYKIVTHPIA from the coding sequence ATGAAAATTATCCTGCTTGAACCCGATGGTGAACTCGCAGATAAAATTGACACTTATCTGAACAGTTTACGTCTAAAAATGAGTGTCAAAAAACTCAAAAGTGAAGCAGATTTTCTCAATGAAAAATGTCTAGGAAACTACGCACTTTTTATTCTCAATCTCAAAGACCCGCTTAGCCCCAATACCTTGAAATTTATTCGTGATACTGGAGGCATTGCGCCCGTTTTATTAGTGCTAGAGCCCAATCCTCACCCTTCTTTATTTAAACCACTTTACTATTTGGGGTACGACAGTATCATTGTGAAAGATTTTTTACCTGAAGAGATTGCCTTTAGCATCTATAAATTGTGCGATATTTGGAATGACAACAACTTTTTCATTACCAAAGAGGTCTATTTTGACTTTCAAAATACAAAATTTGTCTATCATGAACATGATATTTTACTCGGTAAAAAAGAGGCACTTCTGCTCAAACACCTCTTTTTAAAATGCCCACATAGTGTCTCGTTTAATGAAATTTCATCGTACGTTTATCATGATGAAGTAGTGAGTGAAGAGCGTATGCGTTCTCTTGTGAGACAACTCAGAGGAAAAATTCCTTTTAATCTTATCGAAACCATTAAAGGTGAAGGCTATAAAATCGTTACACATCCTATCGCATAA
- a CDS encoding 3-hydroxyacyl-ACP dehydratase, producing MKDNTILTNLYTPITLEPNHISVALSDAHHPIFQAHFPNNPLLPGFVLLDMSAKLLHVKIKRIQKAKFLKPILPESLLHFHSEAKEKRLKIVVKVMEEKVAELIYETA from the coding sequence GTGAAGGATAATACGATTTTAACAAATCTTTATACGCCCATAACACTGGAGCCCAACCATATAAGCGTTGCCTTAAGTGATGCACATCATCCCATTTTTCAAGCACATTTTCCAAACAACCCTTTACTCCCTGGATTTGTTTTGCTCGATATGAGTGCCAAGCTTTTACATGTAAAGATTAAACGTATTCAAAAAGCGAAGTTTCTTAAACCCATTTTGCCTGAAAGCCTACTGCATTTTCACAGTGAAGCCAAAGAGAAGCGGTTAAAAATTGTTGTCAAAGTGATGGAAGAAAAAGTTGCGGAGTTGATCTATGAAACAGCCTAA